A region of Syntrophorhabdus sp. DNA encodes the following proteins:
- the rmuC gene encoding DNA recombination protein RmuC, with protein MSYLALIIAFIAGAALGGVVFSLVVTSRARARQAELEARAGSAEAVVTELRQQYREGRDEALRLQAELDAEREARVQAMTRCETLDLRLKEEMERFEAVRKELSETFKALSLDALASNTNEFRKYAEEFMKLAEEKLKSQTAEGKKELEGKKELIDRNIDSIGKTLTEVQRRVEEVGKVSGERITEVTTLIKKHEEVTAKLRDTTEHLGRALASSKKRGEWGERMAEDIIRLVGMAEGINYVKQTTLENGPGRPDFTFFLPNDLKVNMDVKFPLDNFAHYLDAESDHDRKRYRDELLKNAKVMIKQVTTREYINPAENTVDYVIVFIPNEQVYSFIQESDASIMDEALRQKVILCSPFTLYAVLAVIRQTIENVKLERTASEILKLLTEFSKQWKLYKDRFKTMGDRIDAARKEYEILVTTRTNMLERPLRKIDELSAADALELGTGELSQDES; from the coding sequence GTGAGCTATCTCGCCCTTATCATCGCCTTTATCGCGGGAGCGGCCCTGGGAGGTGTCGTCTTCTCCCTTGTTGTCACCTCCCGCGCGCGCGCCCGGCAGGCAGAGCTCGAGGCGAGGGCCGGGTCCGCCGAGGCGGTCGTTACCGAGTTGAGGCAGCAGTACCGTGAGGGCAGGGACGAAGCGCTGCGGCTCCAGGCTGAGCTTGACGCTGAAAGAGAGGCCAGGGTGCAGGCCATGACGAGGTGCGAAACGCTGGACCTTCGCCTCAAGGAGGAGATGGAGCGTTTCGAGGCCGTAAGGAAGGAGCTCTCCGAGACCTTCAAAGCCCTTTCCCTCGACGCCCTCGCGTCCAATACGAACGAGTTCAGGAAATACGCCGAAGAGTTCATGAAGCTTGCCGAGGAGAAGCTCAAATCCCAGACGGCGGAAGGGAAAAAGGAACTCGAAGGCAAGAAGGAACTCATAGACAGGAACATCGACTCCATCGGGAAGACCCTGACGGAGGTCCAGAGGCGCGTCGAAGAGGTGGGCAAGGTGAGCGGCGAGCGCATCACCGAGGTGACCACCTTGATCAAAAAGCACGAAGAGGTCACGGCGAAGCTCAGGGACACGACGGAGCACCTCGGCCGCGCGCTCGCAAGCTCGAAGAAGAGGGGCGAGTGGGGCGAGCGGATGGCCGAGGACATCATCCGTCTCGTGGGGATGGCGGAAGGCATCAACTACGTCAAGCAAACGACCCTGGAGAACGGGCCCGGTAGGCCCGATTTCACCTTCTTTCTCCCCAATGACCTCAAGGTCAACATGGATGTGAAGTTCCCCCTCGACAACTTCGCCCACTATCTCGACGCCGAGAGCGACCACGACCGGAAGCGGTACCGCGATGAGCTCCTCAAGAACGCGAAGGTGATGATAAAGCAGGTGACGACCCGGGAGTACATCAACCCCGCCGAGAACACCGTGGACTACGTCATCGTCTTCATCCCCAACGAGCAGGTCTACAGCTTCATCCAGGAATCGGACGCCTCGATCATGGACGAGGCATTGAGGCAGAAGGTCATCCTCTGCTCCCCCTTCACGCTCTACGCGGTCCTCGCCGTGATCCGCCAGACCATCGAGAACGTGAAGCTCGAACGGACCGCCTCGGAGATACTCAAGCTCCTTACCGAGTTCTCGAAGCAGTGGAAGCTTTACAAGGACAGGTTCAAGACCATGGGCGACCGCATCGACGCGGCCAGGAAGGAATACGAGATCCTCGTCACCACGCGGACGAACATGCTCGAGAGGCCGCTGAGGAAGATTGATGAACTGAGCGCGGCCGATGCCCTGGAACTGGGAACGGGGGAGCTCTCGCAGGATGAAAGCTAG
- a CDS encoding SAM-dependent chlorinase/fluorinase yields MGIITLLTDFGVKDPYVGVMKGIILGIDPGCRIVDMTHEVEPQDMREAAFLIDDYWRYFPPGTVHVAVVDPTVGSARRPLIVSAKGHHFVGPDNGVFTLLADNAPDIHVIENRNFMLSPVSSTFHGRDVFSPAAARLSRGYSPQAFGRKITDPVLLSDIHPVIEGRTLKGSVVRFDRFGNAITNIKGHALRYFAGEGPFEIRMGEHVFAAIGKTYCEGGLTCLEGSSGYLEFGVFKGDFRRETGTGKGDPVTVTLP; encoded by the coding sequence ATGGGCATCATCACCCTCCTCACCGATTTCGGCGTCAAAGACCCCTACGTGGGCGTCATGAAGGGGATCATCCTCGGCATCGACCCGGGGTGCCGGATCGTCGACATGACCCACGAGGTGGAACCCCAGGACATGCGCGAGGCCGCCTTCCTCATCGACGACTACTGGAGGTATTTCCCGCCGGGGACGGTCCATGTCGCCGTCGTCGACCCCACCGTGGGGAGCGCGAGGCGGCCGCTTATCGTGTCGGCGAAGGGACATCATTTCGTCGGGCCCGACAACGGCGTCTTCACCCTCCTCGCGGACAACGCCCCCGATATCCACGTCATCGAGAACCGCAACTTCATGCTCTCCCCCGTCAGTTCCACCTTCCACGGCCGGGACGTCTTCTCCCCCGCCGCCGCCAGGCTGTCCCGCGGCTACTCCCCCCAGGCGTTCGGGCGAAAAATAACGGATCCCGTTCTCTTGAGCGACATCCATCCCGTGATCGAGGGCAGGACGCTTAAAGGGAGCGTGGTGCGCTTCGACCGCTTCGGCAACGCCATCACGAACATAAAGGGCCACGCCCTGCGGTACTTCGCCGGGGAGGGCCCCTTCGAGATACGGATGGGCGAACACGTCTTCGCGGCGATCGGCAAGACCTACTGCGAGGGTGGCCTCACCTGCCTCGAGGGCAGCTCCGGCTACCTGGAATTCGGGGTTTTCAAGGGAGACTTCAGGCGCGAAACGGGGACGGGAAAGGGCGACCCGGTGACGGTCACTCTCCCATGA
- the sixA gene encoding phosphohistidine phosphatase SixA yields MLLYLVRHGEAKREDEDPERGLTDNGMRHARRMGEFLAFMDVSLDVVVHSTKKRAAETAQALTESIRPTAGIREEKGLSPNDDPAPWVERINAMTADTAIVGHLPFLDRLLGLLVLGDAGRTIIDFRPAGTVCLKPSGEGRWLIAWVLGPEVIW; encoded by the coding sequence ATGCTGCTCTACCTTGTGCGCCACGGCGAAGCGAAGCGCGAGGACGAGGACCCCGAGCGAGGCCTCACGGACAACGGGATGAGGCATGCCCGGAGGATGGGCGAGTTCCTCGCCTTCATGGACGTCAGCCTCGACGTTGTCGTCCACAGCACGAAGAAGAGGGCCGCTGAGACGGCTCAGGCTCTCACGGAATCGATACGGCCCACCGCCGGTATCCGGGAGGAGAAGGGTCTCTCTCCCAACGACGACCCGGCGCCATGGGTCGAAAGGATAAACGCCATGACCGCCGACACTGCCATCGTCGGTCATCTCCCTTTCCTCGACAGGCTCCTCGGCCTTCTCGTCCTCGGCGACGCGGGGAGGACCATCATAGACTTCAGGCCGGCGGGAACGGTGTGCCTTAAGCCCTCGGGTGAGGGAAGGTGGCTCATCGCCTGGGTGCTTGGCCCCGAGGTGATCTGGTGA
- a CDS encoding SagB/ThcOx family dehydrogenase produces the protein MAVLCLVLVSTTSVYGQGAAPGAGIRLPEPKYDGNVSVEKALKERRSVRVYKDSPLSVAEVSQVLFAAQGITEPGRGLRTAPSARAQYYLTVYLFAGNVTGLKPGMYRYVPGGHSLTFIADGDAKGRLYKAAGQAPIDKAPAALVIAGSRARATNESWMYLEAGHAAQNVYLQSVPLGLGTVVMAGFNADAVDKAIGLPAGERTLYIMPLGRK, from the coding sequence ATGGCGGTCCTTTGTCTTGTTCTCGTGTCGACAACGTCGGTGTACGGGCAGGGCGCCGCACCCGGTGCCGGGATCAGGCTGCCCGAGCCGAAATACGACGGGAACGTTTCTGTCGAGAAGGCGCTGAAGGAGAGGCGATCGGTGAGGGTCTACAAGGATTCCCCCCTGTCGGTGGCCGAGGTATCCCAGGTCCTCTTCGCGGCACAGGGCATAACGGAGCCAGGCAGGGGCCTGAGGACGGCGCCTTCCGCGCGGGCGCAGTATTACCTCACCGTTTATCTCTTTGCCGGCAACGTCACGGGGCTTAAGCCGGGCATGTACCGCTACGTGCCAGGGGGCCACTCGCTCACCTTCATTGCCGACGGGGACGCCAAGGGCAGGCTCTACAAGGCGGCGGGTCAGGCGCCGATAGACAAGGCGCCGGCGGCGCTCGTCATTGCCGGATCGCGGGCAAGGGCGACGAACGAGAGCTGGATGTATCTCGAGGCGGGCCATGCGGCGCAGAACGTCTATCTGCAGTCAGTGCCGCTCGGCCTCGGTACGGTCGTCATGGCGGGATTCAACGCAGACGCGGTGGACAAGGCCATCGGTCTTCCCGCCGGCGAACGGACCCTTTATATAATGCCTCTCGGCAGGAAATAG